In one Papilio machaon chromosome 15, ilPapMach1.1, whole genome shotgun sequence genomic region, the following are encoded:
- the LOC106720995 gene encoding glutaredoxin-C3 — protein MGLLATKARTATMASSAEIKQFIKDAVSKDKVVVFSKSYCPYCTLAKDVFAKVKQPITVIELNERDDGSVIQENLAELTGFRTVPQVFINGNCVGGGSDVKALLDSGKLEPMLIG, from the exons ATGGGATTACTAGCCACTAAAGCAAGAACCGCGACAATGGCAAGTTCagctgaaataaaacaattcatcAAGGACGCTGTTTCTAAAGACAAAGTAGTGGTATTTTCAAAATCTTATTGTCCCTATTGTACGTTGGCGAAAgat gTTTTCGCCAAAGTGAAGCAACCGATAACAGTAATTGAACTAAACGAGCGTGATGACGGCAGTGTTATCCAGGAAAACCTGGCAGAATTAACCGGGTTCCGAAcc GTGCCACAAGTGTTCATCAATGGAAACTGTGTGGGTGGTGGTTCTGATGTCAAGGCTCTGCTCGATTCAGGAAAACTCGAACCAATGTTGAttggttaa